The following nucleotide sequence is from Kiritimatiella glycovorans.
GTATTCGACGGTTCGCTGGGCGACGAGCGTGAAAAAATTGATCTGGGACCGATCCTGCGGGAAGCGATCAATCCGATATTGAAGAAGTGGTAATCCGATGCATGTGGTCCAACTCGTACCCGAACTCAACCAGGGCGGTGTCGAACGCGGGGTGGTCGAATTCAGCCGCGAACTGGTCAAACTCGGCCACCGCTCCACGGTACTGTCGGCGGGGGGGCGGCTGGTCACGCAACTCAACGCCGAGGGCGGCGAACACTACCCGGCCCCGGTCTGCAGCAAAAACCCGCTCACGGCACCCTGGCGTGTACAAACCCTCCGCCGCCTATTCCGAAGTCTCGACCCCGACATCCTGCACGCCCGCAGCCGCGTGCCCGCCTGGCTGACGTATTGGGCCAACAAGCCCCTGGGGATTCCGTGGGTGACCACGGTGCACGGGTTCAACAGCATCAGCGCCTACAGCCGGATCATGACGCGCGGCGACCGCGTGATCTGCGTCAGCCATCCGGTTCGCGAGCACATACTCCAACACTACGATGTATCCGAAGACCGCATCTCCGTGGTGCACCGCGGGGTTGATCCCCGCGTGTTCGACCCCGCCGCAATCGACCGGGAGTGGATCGACGCGTGGCTGGAGGAGCACGGCATACGAAATCGGCCGATCCTCAGCATGGTGGGACGCATTTCCGAACGCAAGGGATGCGGGACGCTGATCCGGGCGATGAACCGGCTGCGCGACGCCCATCCTCAACTGCGTGCGCTGATTGTCGGGGACGCCCATCCCTCGAACCACGCCTGCCTCAGAACACTGCAGGCCCGGGTGCGCGAACTGGGGCTCGTGGAACGCGTCATCTTTACCGGCGGGATCGATCGGGTCCCCGAGGTCTACGCCCTCAGCCGGGCGGTACTCTCATGCTCCCTGAAGCCGGAGAGCTTCGGTCGTTCGCTCACCGAGGCGCTGGCCATGAATACGCCTGTGATCGCTCCCCGGCACGGCGGCGCGCTCGACATTGTCCGGGACGGGGTGCAGGGATATCTCTTCGAGCCGGACGACGACGAGCAGCTCGCGGCGGCCATCGTCCGGGTGCTCGAACGGGAGTGGACGGGGCTGCGCGACCATGTGCTGCGCAACTTCACGCTCGACCGGATGACCGCGCAGGTGCTGGAGGTCTACGATTCGCTGACGGCGACGACCCGGTAGAGCGCTTCGATCTGCGGGATCACGGCTTCTTCACAGTACCTGCGGCGGTACCATTCGAGCGCGCATTGCGCCCGGCGCACGGCGTCTCCGGGGTTCTCCAGCGCGGTACGCATCGCTTCGAGAAGCGAATCCGCCGAATCGACAGAGGCGAAAAAGGCCGAATCGTCCGCAAGCACCTCGGACGGGCCGCGCGTCTTCGTAGTCACAATCGGTATTCCGCGCGCCATGGCCTCGAGCATGACGATCCCGAACGGTTCGTCGCGCGAGGGCAGCACGAAGAGATCGGCTTGATCGAGCGCGGATGAGACATCGTCGATCCAGACGCCGAGGCGCACACGGTCCGAGACTCCGAGTTTCCGCGCGAGGGAGGAAAGCGCGTCCTGTTCAGGTCCCCCGCCACCGAGGGTAAGCTGCAGGTCCCTGCCCTCCTCCACCAGCGCCGCAAACGCACGGAGAAGCAGGTCGAATCCCTTTTTCGGCACGTAGCGGCCGTAGGAGAGCAGCCGGCGCGCGGTCCGCGCTTCCCGGACGCGGGCCTCTTCCACGGCGGGAACCCGCGAAAAATTGGGAATGAGCCGCAGCCGATCCTCCGGCCAGTCGTGCTCGCGCGCGTAGTCGACCTGGTGCCGGGTGGTTCCGATCAGCACATCGACGTCGCGGTAACAGGAGAGATCCGCGTAATTGTGAAGTTTGGCCACCACGGGGACGCCGGCCCCCGCTGCGGCCCTGCCCCCCAGCTTCGCCGCCCGGCGCAGCTGCGTGTGTACCGCCGAGGGCCGGAAGGCCTTAAGTTTTGCGCGGATGCGGCGCACCGCCAGCCGGTCCCAGTCTCCGAGTACGCGAACCGGGGCGACGCGCACTCCACGGATGCCTTCCAGCTTTTCTTTCCCCTTGAACGCCGGATGGCAGACGGCCTGCACCTCGTGCCCGCGCGCCGACATCGCCAGCGCGGTATCCACGAAAGACCGTTCCGCACCGCCGAATCCTTTACTCAACATGATGTGCGTCATGCGCATGATCGAACCCTACGCTCCAGTGGCGCGGCGCTCAACTGCGAAGGATCGTTTCAACGCTCAAACTCTCACCCTCCCGCCTTTTCTTTACGCACGGGGTCAGATAGGATTTCGTCACAAGGTCTCCGGAACACATGGAAGGCGGGAAGCAGGAGGTAGGTCGTGATCGGTGTCGAGCCCGAGGTCAGTATTCAGCCCCTGTCGTCCCGATCGTAATCATGCGCATCGTACACGTCGACAATCTGCAGATCCGCCGCTACGGGCGCGCGAAGGTTTCGACCGGCCGCAAGCTGATGTACGGCATGGTCCGCAACAACTACAAGGTCTGTGAGTTCAGCGAACGCGACATCGCGCGCTTCGAAGCGCCGCTGAAGATCAAACCGCTCGGCGTGCGTATCGCCAACCGCCGCCTGATCGAGACCTGCGACAACTTCCATCCCGACCTGGTGCTCATGGGGCACTGCGATCTGATCGAAAACGGTACGCTTCGGGAGATCCGGCGCCTGCTGCCCTCCGTCAGGATCGCCTACCGGAACGTCGATCCGCCCTGGGAGGAGCGGAACATCGAACGTGTGCGGCGAAGGATGGAGGCGGCGGATGCGATTTTCATGACGACGGGCGGGGATTTTCTGCGGCAGTTCTGCACCGGAAAGAACAGGGTCGCCTGGATGCCGAACCCCTGCGACCCCGCCGTAGAGGATCAGAATAATGCGGAGAAGACCGCCTTTGATCGGGATCTGGTGTTCTGCGGCGTGGGCCAGCCGACGGATGAGCGCTATCCTTTCATCGAACAACTTCATGATGAACTCAAAGGCCGGCTGAAATTCGAGAGCTTCGGCATGCACGGCCACCCCGCCGTATGGGGACGCGACTACGACGACGTCATTGCGGGCAGCCGGATGGGACTGAATCTCGACCGGTTTCGCGGCCACGAACTCTATTCCTCCGCCCGCATCTCGCAATTGATGGGCAACGGTCTGCTTACCGTCCTGTGGGAGCGCACGGATCTGAAGCGCTTCATCGACGACGGGATGGCGCTTTACTTTCGCGACATGGACGACCTCGTCGCGAAGCTGAACCACTATCGAAAACATGATGAAGAGCGCCGCGCCGTCGCCGCCCGCGGACGCGATTTCTATCAGCGCGCCTTCTCCGGCCGGGCCGTCAGCCGGTTTATGGTTGAAACCACGCTCACCGGCGAGGCAGGCGACGCGCCCTGGGCCGATCAGATCTACCCATGAACGGAGCTGCAACGGATGAAGACCCTTCTCCACGTCGGATACCCCAAGTGCGCCAGCACCTACCTGCAGAAGATCGTGTTCCCGAAGGCGGGCGCGTACTCGAACATCGCCTTTGCTCCGGCAGATGAAAAAGGAGAACCCCTCAGGCGCGATTTCGATCCGGACCGTTTTCGAAGCCTCGTACACCGGCATCGCGTCGACGATCTCAGCGAACCCGAACGGCTGGTGGTTTCCTGCGAAGACTGGTGCGATCATCTGACCGCGCCGTTTGTGGACAATTTCTTCGCCTACAACGGACTCGACCGCGCCCGCTTCGAGTTTTCCAACCAGCGCATCGCGAATAACCTCAAGACCGCTTTTCCGGACGCCTCCGTGATCGTCGTGCTGCGTGATCCGATCGAGTGGTGCCGCTCGCGCTACAAGTCGCTGTTCCGCGGCGGGCGGGTGGATGCTCCGTTCGAACGATACCTTCATCCGCTGACCGAGACCTACGACACCGCCGTCGAACGCTGGCGGTCGCTGTTCGGCGCGGAGCGCGTCCTCGTGATTCCGTACGAGCTCATCCGGGCCGACCGACAGGCTTTCGTCGACCGCATCACGGAGTTCATCCGTCCGGGACTGCGGGTGGACGCCCCGGATCGACGGGTCAACGCCGCCCCCGACCTGGCCCGCGAGGTCTTTTTTGAGCGCAAAACCAAACGCCTGCGACGCGCGCTCCGCAGCCGCCGGATGGGGTGGCTCTACGCTCCGGCCCGGGCCGCGCTGACCGTCGCCGCCAGACCTGCCCTGCGCCGCACCTGGGGCGACGCGCCCTTCGAGGTTCCCTTCGATCCGGCCAGGGTGCCGGAGACGATGAAGGCCTTCGCCGAGGCCGACCGGAAAGTGGAACGGATGACGGGGCTGGATCTCAAGGCGCTCGGGTATCCCTGAGGGGAGCGGGAGACGGGAGAGCGTGTGAGTGAGAAACCAAATGCCTGAGCAGGATGCAGGGGTTATCTACGAAGAGTTCCATACAGCTATTTTCCAAGACCACGAACACCCCCGGGAACCCGTGACATGGGCCTGACGAGCAAATTCATGAGGACGGAAAAGCCGGTGCGGAGTGCACGGGAGTACCTCCGCAATCGGAGCCGGGGGCTCCGATGTGACCGGCCGCCGGTATTTATCGTGGGCTGCGGACACAGCGGCACCTCGCTGATGCTGCGCATCGTCGACATGCACTCCTCGATTTACGGCGTTCCTTTTGAGAGCCGCGTGCTCTTGCGGTCACGATTTAAAATCCGGATGGCGGAGGCGCTCTGGCGCAAAAACGCCGTCGCCGCCGCCAAGCGCCGCTGGGCGGAAAAAACGCCCGCGCATGTCTACTGCATCGACCGAATCTTCCGAATATGGCCGCAAGCCCGGGTGATCCTCATGCGGCGCGACGGGCGCGACGTGGCGGTATCGCTGCGTGAGCGGTGGGGGGACTTCGACCGCGCGGTCCATCGCTGGATCGAAGATAATCGCGCGGGCGATGCGTGGTGCGGCGACCCGCGTGTGTTTGAGCTCCGGTACGAGGATCTCGTCCGGGACTTCGAGCCGCGGATGCGGGAGGTGATGACCTTCCTGGGAGAGCGGTTCGAAGAAGGACTGGCAGACTTTCACACCCAGACGACGGTTTACGGGGGAGAGTCCGCGGGGATCCGGAAACAACCCGACCTGCCCCCGAACCGCGCCCTCCGGAAAGCGCAGCTCAGGAACCCCCTTTACGACGGATCGGGACGCTGGCGCGACGAGATGAGTGCAGACGAGAAGTGCCGGTTCAAAGAACGGGCCGGCGATCTGCTGATCGACCTGGGGTACGCCGGGGATCTCAACTGGTGAAGCCTATGCTTCAACCCCCGTATCCCAGGGCCGCGAAGTCGATATCCGTCATCTCAGAAAGACGGCGGCTGCATGCCTCCAGCACGGGGCGGAGTTCCTTGCGCGAGGACTCGGGGACCACGACCCGGTCGCGCCGGTTTCCGTACTGCAGCGCGTAGCGCGCACGGTGCACCGTCTTGACCCAGAAGCGCGCCGCTTCATAGCGCGCCTTTTCCGCCAGGGTGGCGCGCGCGCCCGTGGGACGCAGGGTCTGTTTCAGGTGCGCCTTATCGCGCATCACCGCCACCTCCCGGCGGTAGAGCGCGCCCTGATTGCTGGGCGTGTGCGGGGCGCGGACCGTCGCGCCCGGGGCAATCAGTTTTGCCGCCGCCTCGGCGAAACGCTGCGGATCCTCAAGGATCCACTCGAAAGGCACCACCCGCACACGATCCGCGCCGAAGGCCTCGCGGAAACGGGCCACGGTGCCGTCGTATCCCTCCAGTTCCGGGACGAGCAACTCTTCGATCGGCGCGGACGTCTGATGGTGCCTGTAGTGCATGCGGTACTTCGAGATCGCCCAGGCGAGCGGTTCGCGGACGACGATCAGTACTTTGGCTCCCGGCCAGGTGCGCGCGAGATTCTCCACGATGCGCGCATTCCGGGGCTCATACGGAGTGGGATCG
It contains:
- a CDS encoding glycosyltransferase family 4 protein, translated to MHVVQLVPELNQGGVERGVVEFSRELVKLGHRSTVLSAGGRLVTQLNAEGGEHYPAPVCSKNPLTAPWRVQTLRRLFRSLDPDILHARSRVPAWLTYWANKPLGIPWVTTVHGFNSISAYSRIMTRGDRVICVSHPVREHILQHYDVSEDRISVVHRGVDPRVFDPAAIDREWIDAWLEEHGIRNRPILSMVGRISERKGCGTLIRAMNRLRDAHPQLRALIVGDAHPSNHACLRTLQARVRELGLVERVIFTGGIDRVPEVYALSRAVLSCSLKPESFGRSLTEALAMNTPVIAPRHGGALDIVRDGVQGYLFEPDDDEQLAAAIVRVLEREWTGLRDHVLRNFTLDRMTAQVLEVYDSLTATTR
- a CDS encoding glycosyltransferase, whose protein sequence is MRMTHIMLSKGFGGAERSFVDTALAMSARGHEVQAVCHPAFKGKEKLEGIRGVRVAPVRVLGDWDRLAVRRIRAKLKAFRPSAVHTQLRRAAKLGGRAAAGAGVPVVAKLHNYADLSCYRDVDVLIGTTRHQVDYAREHDWPEDRLRLIPNFSRVPAVEEARVREARTARRLLSYGRYVPKKGFDLLLRAFAALVEEGRDLQLTLGGGGPEQDALSSLARKLGVSDRVRLGVWIDDVSSALDQADLFVLPSRDEPFGIVMLEAMARGIPIVTTKTRGPSEVLADDSAFFASVDSADSLLEAMRTALENPGDAVRRAQCALEWYRRRYCEEAVIPQIEALYRVVAVSES
- a CDS encoding glycosyltransferase, with protein sequence MRIVHVDNLQIRRYGRAKVSTGRKLMYGMVRNNYKVCEFSERDIARFEAPLKIKPLGVRIANRRLIETCDNFHPDLVLMGHCDLIENGTLREIRRLLPSVRIAYRNVDPPWEERNIERVRRRMEAADAIFMTTGGDFLRQFCTGKNRVAWMPNPCDPAVEDQNNAEKTAFDRDLVFCGVGQPTDERYPFIEQLHDELKGRLKFESFGMHGHPAVWGRDYDDVIAGSRMGLNLDRFRGHELYSSARISQLMGNGLLTVLWERTDLKRFIDDGMALYFRDMDDLVAKLNHYRKHDEERRAVAARGRDFYQRAFSGRAVSRFMVETTLTGEAGDAPWADQIYP
- a CDS encoding sulfotransferase, coding for MKTLLHVGYPKCASTYLQKIVFPKAGAYSNIAFAPADEKGEPLRRDFDPDRFRSLVHRHRVDDLSEPERLVVSCEDWCDHLTAPFVDNFFAYNGLDRARFEFSNQRIANNLKTAFPDASVIVVLRDPIEWCRSRYKSLFRGGRVDAPFERYLHPLTETYDTAVERWRSLFGAERVLVIPYELIRADRQAFVDRITEFIRPGLRVDAPDRRVNAAPDLAREVFFERKTKRLRRALRSRRMGWLYAPARAALTVAARPALRRTWGDAPFEVPFDPARVPETMKAFAEADRKVERMTGLDLKALGYP
- a CDS encoding sulfotransferase family protein; amino-acid sequence: MRTEKPVRSAREYLRNRSRGLRCDRPPVFIVGCGHSGTSLMLRIVDMHSSIYGVPFESRVLLRSRFKIRMAEALWRKNAVAAAKRRWAEKTPAHVYCIDRIFRIWPQARVILMRRDGRDVAVSLRERWGDFDRAVHRWIEDNRAGDAWCGDPRVFELRYEDLVRDFEPRMREVMTFLGERFEEGLADFHTQTTVYGGESAGIRKQPDLPPNRALRKAQLRNPLYDGSGRWRDEMSADEKCRFKERAGDLLIDLGYAGDLNW
- a CDS encoding sulfotransferase, with product MSGGEEVILHVGYPKSASTYLQQCIFPQLGDQSNLAPESRETKMLPFLADMDPEVLRERAGACRVPGPEPGRRHIVSCEDWVELWFRGIEDLLLRAAELNGLDPTPYEPRNARIVENLARTWPGAKVLIVVREPLAWAISKYRMHYRHHQTSAPIEELLVPELEGYDGTVARFREAFGADRVRVVPFEWILEDPQRFAEAAAKLIAPGATVRAPHTPSNQGALYRREVAVMRDKAHLKQTLRPTGARATLAEKARYEAARFWVKTVHRARYALQYGNRRDRVVVPESSRKELRPVLEACSRRLSEMTDIDFAALGYGG